One Dysidea avara chromosome 7, odDysAvar1.4, whole genome shotgun sequence genomic region harbors:
- the LOC136261968 gene encoding uncharacterized protein, translated as MSFNQIVTSLVLVLVLVVFQNIPATAEDVDLDRNLCQNVTYAIESKCLDAVESQNYTIRFARWPNAKGRCKKMSRQLTRFTSRPTSSINATIYMQKCKKHTREIKGSLNIAALKWVCRGNSAITQNLVRVIYQPDPLEDLCSLPGKDEDATTCTTVLPTPPPCFC; from the exons ATGTCCTTCAACCAGATAGTGACCAGTTTGGTTCTAGTGTTGGTTCTTGTTGTCTTCCAGAATATCCCTGCTACTGCAGAAGAT GTTGATTTAGATAGAAACTTATGTCAGAATGTGACCTACGCAATAGAATCCAAATGCCTTGATGCTGTAGAAAGCCAGAATTACACTATAAGGTTTGCTAGGTGGCCAAATGCTAAAGGAAGATGCAAAAAGATGTCAAGACAATTAACACGATTTACATCAAGACCAACGTCTAGCATAAATGCTACCATTTATATGCAAAAATGCAAGAAACACACAAGAGAAATCAAAGGTTCACTAAATATTGCAGCACTGAAGTGG GTGTGTCGTGGCAACAGTGCCATTACACAAAACTTGGTACGGGTCATTTACCAACCTGATCCATTAGAAGACTTGTGCAGTTTGCCTGGGAAGGATGAAGATGCAACTACCTGCACTACAGTACTTCCAACACCACCACCTTGTTTCTGCTAA
- the LOC136261057 gene encoding uncharacterized protein, protein MASKMMLMLVSLAMLLMFTDSQTVTMEPPTDPPTEPLTVSDLVAIKDNFCVNIELAIDTECLNITYNQTYTISFTKSNRQCTQQTTRAQRKCQKSMERCETLAKQLKRQDAVVSIKDCDGTSHRIQSVMTVDHLRWLCNKRAAKHFTVIREPEPGEENLCTVAGQGSCPGNTDNLQLCQAVGVACIPPGIPGFCYCPGPDELCI, encoded by the exons ATGGCTTCTAAAATGATGCTGATGCTAGTATCACTGGCAATGCTCCTGATGTTTACAGACTCTCAAACTGTAACTATGGAACCTCCTACAGATCCTCCTACAGAGCCATTAACAGTTTCAGATCTT GTTGCTATAAAAGACAATTTCTGTGTAAATATTGAACTTGCCATTGATACCGAATGCCTCAACATAACATATAATCAAACTTATACCATCTCATTTACAAAATCTAACAGACAGTGTACACAACAGACTACAAGAGCTCAGAGAAAATGTCAAAAATCTATGGAACGGTGTGAAACACTAGCAAAGCAATTAAAAAGGCAGGATGCTGTAGTGTCTATAAAGGATTGTGATGGCACGTCACATAGAATACAGTCAGTGATGACCGTTGATCATCTACGATGG CTATGCAATAAACGTGCTGCCAAACACTTCACTGTCATACGTGAACCTGAACCTGGTGAAGAGAACTTGTGCACTGTGGCGGGTCAAGGTTCATGTCCAGGAAACACAGACAATCTTCAACTTTGCCAAGCAGTAGGTGTTGCATGTATTCCTCCAGGAATTCCTGGATTTTGCTACTGTCCAGGACCAGATGAATTATGCATTTAG
- the LOC136261056 gene encoding uncharacterized protein: MASKMMLTLVSLAMLLMFTDSQNVTMEPPTDPPTDPSTDPPSTDPPTEPSTILDLVGIKDNLCVNIELAIDTQCLNKTYNQTYTISFTKSNKQCRKQTTRAQNQCQKSMERCETLAKQLKRRDAAVSIKDCDDTSHRIQSVMTVDHLQWLCNKRAAKHFTCLREPEPGQEDLCGGGQSSCPGNTENLGRCSGPCVHPGVPGFCYCPKPDEVCIII; the protein is encoded by the exons ATGGCTTCTAAAATGATGCTGACACTGGTATCACTGGCAATGCTCCTGATGTTTACAGACTCTCAAAATGTAACTATGGAACCTCCTACAGATCCCCCTACAGATCCATCTACAGATCCTCCATCTACAGATCCCCCTACagagccatcaacaattttagATCTT GTTGGCATAAAAGACAATCTCTGTGTAAATATTGAACTTGCCATTGATACCCAATGCCTTAACAAGACATATAATCAAACTTATACCATCTCATTTACAAAATCTAACAAACAGTGTAGAAAACAGACTACAAGAGCTCAGAATCAATGTCAAAAATCTATGGAACGGTGTGAAACACTAGCAAAGCAATTGAAAAGGCGGGATGCTGCAGTGTCTATAAAGGATTGTGATGACACGTCACATAGAATACAGTCAGTGATGACCGTTGATCATCTACAATGG TTGTGTAATAAACGTGCTGCCAAACACTTTACTTGCCTACGCGAGCCTGAACCTGGTCAAGAGGACTTATGCGGTGGGGGTCAAAGTTCATGTCCAGGAAATACAGAAAATCTTGGACGTTGCAGTGGTCCATGTGTTCATCCAGGAGTTCCTGGATTTTGTTACTGTCCAAAGCCAGATGAAGTATGCATAATAATATAG